One Bacillus sp. FJAT-52991 genomic region harbors:
- the glgA gene encoding glycogen synthase GlgA, with product MKLLFVVSECVPFVKSGGLADVAGSLPKELKKQGMDVRVVLPKYGTIPLEYQAQMKKVAEYIVPVGWRNQYCGIEQLEKDGVVYYFIDNEYYFYREKMYGFGDDGERFSYFTRAVLDSLPHIDFYPDVIHCHDWHTAMIPFMLRVEHQNRPGYELIRTAFTIHNLLYQGIFPQSVLTDLLNLHSQYFNSRQLEFYDCINFMKGGLISADVITTVSPTYRNEILTPYFGERLDGVLQEREDALIGILNGIDDSIYHPVTDPLIVPFDRDHLSGKKENKQLLQRMFGLEEKANARIVSIISRFTRQKGLELVTRVFHEMIEEDVQFIVLGTGEDEFEWFFKEMEWKYPQKVRSYIGFDEGLAHKIYAGSDLFLMPSKFEPCGLGQMIAMKYGALPLVRETGGLNDSVLSYNEQTGEGNGFSFTNFNAHDLLFTFRRAIQMYEKKDVWESIVKQAMVCDYSWSQSAKQYSELYSDLSSRRESHVF from the coding sequence TTCGTTAAATCAGGGGGGCTGGCGGATGTAGCCGGCTCTCTACCGAAAGAGTTAAAGAAGCAAGGCATGGATGTTCGAGTGGTCCTTCCTAAATATGGAACGATCCCTTTGGAGTATCAAGCACAAATGAAAAAAGTCGCTGAGTATATTGTGCCTGTCGGTTGGAGAAACCAATATTGTGGCATTGAACAGCTTGAAAAAGATGGTGTTGTCTATTATTTCATCGATAACGAGTACTACTTTTATCGTGAAAAAATGTACGGATTTGGTGATGATGGCGAAAGGTTCTCCTATTTCACTAGAGCTGTGTTAGATAGCTTGCCTCATATAGATTTTTACCCAGATGTTATTCATTGTCATGATTGGCATACGGCGATGATCCCTTTTATGTTGAGGGTGGAGCATCAAAATCGTCCGGGCTATGAATTGATTCGCACGGCATTTACAATTCATAATTTACTGTATCAAGGGATTTTTCCACAAAGTGTACTCACTGATTTATTAAATTTACATAGTCAGTATTTTAATAGCCGCCAACTGGAGTTTTATGATTGCATTAATTTTATGAAAGGTGGACTCATTTCAGCCGATGTGATTACGACCGTCAGCCCTACATATAGGAATGAAATCTTAACTCCTTATTTTGGGGAGCGTTTGGATGGCGTGTTACAAGAAAGAGAAGATGCGCTGATCGGTATATTAAATGGGATTGATGATTCGATCTATCATCCCGTGACAGATCCTTTAATTGTGCCTTTTGACCGCGATCACTTGAGCGGAAAGAAAGAGAACAAACAATTGCTTCAACGAATGTTTGGATTAGAGGAGAAGGCCAATGCTCGAATTGTTTCTATTATTTCTCGCTTTACAAGGCAAAAAGGGTTGGAGCTAGTGACGCGGGTGTTTCATGAAATGATCGAGGAAGATGTTCAATTCATTGTTCTCGGTACGGGTGAGGATGAGTTTGAATGGTTTTTTAAAGAGATGGAGTGGAAATATCCACAAAAAGTGCGCTCGTATATCGGATTTGATGAAGGGCTAGCTCATAAGATTTATGCGGGCTCTGATTTGTTTCTTATGCCTTCAAAATTTGAGCCTTGTGGACTTGGACAAATGATCGCAATGAAATATGGAGCATTGCCGCTTGTGCGCGAAACGGGAGGGCTGAATGATTCCGTCCTTTCCTATAATGAACAAACTGGTGAAGGAAACGGTTTTTCTTTTACGAATTTTAATGCACATGATCTATTGTTCACATTTAGACGAGCGATTCAAATGTATGAGAAAAAAGACGTCTGGGAGAGCATTGTGAAACAGGCCATGGTATGTGATTATAGTTGGTCACAATCGGCGAAACAATATAGCGAATTATATTCTGACTTATCATCTAGGAGGGAAAGTCATGTTTTCTAA